ttgttgctctttcacgaacTATTGAACTACAACTAATGAAATGGAACTAATggttgctatgaaatttggtacgtagatagctggacaactggaataacatataggcaacttttcatcccgatattcctgcgggatacagACTACAATGTTTATGCAAATAGGAAAGCGTAGATACAGTTCTAGCTCCTCTATGAAGCTTAAAAGCTTGTGTGGCTTGCCGAACGCCTCGCCTCATACTCTACAACCACCGTATATTTCATGACGTGGGCTGCCTTTTAAGTATGTCCGTAATAGGCTTTAACTTATCACTATAccacataatactatactagtatactatattaatatgttcatGAATGTACCATATATTCTAAATGCCCAAGCCGCTTTGACGTCGCAAGGGCACTCGGAACTCATCGCGGAGCACAGATCCAGTAAATCCTCGAAAGAGAAACATCCATCATTTTGGGATGAAAACACACGGAAAATTCGATCTTGGAAGGGATTGTTCTGGAAAATAGTTTGAATTGATACCTATACTAAGTTTAATAACACAGAAACAGCTTAAATGTCGCTCTCTAGCCTCTTAATTATctccaaatacaaaaatcatatcggAAAATCACTCCATTgcaacgtgaaagaaagaaaaaaaaaagaaacaaacaataaattgtatgcattaattaaatttacgtctttctttctttatccATAGCCGTAGATATTGAGCTAAGTAGGGACTTACTTTCAAtacttcaaatttatttacgatCTCGTGCTTGGTGAATCTATGCGAGAAGTTGTTGTTTACTTTTTCAGGATCAATGGAATGAAATTTCTTCAATAAGCTAGAAAACATAATAGGTATATCAAAGAACAATAGggaattatttttcttagaaCATTTCAAAACCCTAACCCCAACTTATCAGGTTGATTAGGTTCCATTCTTTTGCCAGAGTCAGctatataagtatacataagcgctaataaaattgatagcTATTggtagaattaatttttagcatccaaaataatatttattacttactgGTATATTTCTcctttattcaaatatgttaAAGACGTATAATCTTCCAATACGTCTTCGGTCAGTAAATGTTTAACTTGGGAAGAGCCCATTGTTATGTTTGCTGGTCAATATTCATTcagaaataattacttattttatcttatctttcgattatttataagataacacacaatacaatatacattagcgataaaaattatatggaacagtatataaataccatttatataaaatacgaaataataatGCAAGTGATAGGTGTATAgtggtttatatgtattatgaataCCATTGAACTACAGCGAATTTAACGAGTGCGAAGCCACGGGGAAAAGCTAATATGTATGTtgcaattaaaagttaaaacccATTTTTTATGTCGTAGCGGATAACTGTGCTGGTGGTTGGTCCGATTGCAAGCAGTCATCACGGCCCCTGAACCCATGTTTAGCGTCAATTCCTCGTCAGCTccgaattttattaatttataagaaataccATAAAGCTAGACTTTCGGACCGAAGTTAGAGTTTCaatctaaaaaaaacatttctgatttattaaattttcgaCAACCCGTAATATAAAgtgcaaaataaaacacgaaatctttcaaaataatttattacattcttCAATACATCTGAGATCGGTCTCAGTACAACGTTCATAGATACGCAAGTAGAGCGGGATAGAAAAACATCGACCGTGCACCTATAAGGCTAAATTTTAAAGCAAAGAATCATAATGAAATTACTCGCTGGCTTGGTTATcatcttaattatttacattaggaaattattttgaGTACTACAAAATTTACTTCTTTAAAGAGAGACGGCAACACAGTGATATTTTCTATACCCCTCTATTTCACAACTCAGTACTTAGTCAAATAAGCATTACACACGTAAAAGTATTTACAGTAGATGGATATCTGAAAAAATTCAAgtgatatcatattatttatataaaacaaattttgtgataaaaatgaGAAGAAAAATGACACTGgacaataaatagaaatattagttttttccttttatatttgCTTTGTAGCATTGCATCGATAAGTGTtccataaaacacaatttaatgtTCTTTCTCAAACTTaaggtaaaaatattataaggtcACTAGAATTTTAATGCCCCTACTGTCAAGAAGtcctaaacaataaattttatactaaaatatattaagcttttaattaaatcttaaccAATAGGCGAATGTAAACTGATCCAAATCTGATCACTGACTAAACCTAATAGTGACATAAGCAAATTCGGCCTGCGAcagcattaaaaattaattggatGACTTAAACGCTTAGGAAGTCATTAAACAGGCAATTGCTGATTAtgctataacaataaatataaatactaaattaaggaaatataaaatgatgactttgataaattattagaacataaaaaaaaattaacatcatCAAACTGTCAGAACtagctaaatttaaatgaaaccacacggaaggcaccagctttcaaataaaaaaagaaacatcagGTTCGTTTCACCCAATTGCctcccttttttgaagtcaaaTGAATACCCCTTCAAGTGTATCAGTTCCTTCTGAGGTACGTAGAGAGAAATGTTAAGTATGGAAAATTACTAGTGTATCTGTATTCGTTTGgttatttaagataatattacattcaggtcatatttaaatatatccgtaaattcttataaaaaacacTGTAATGTTATATACAGAATCTATTCAAACTAAACACATGTCAGAAGCGCATGTCAGAACTGCaagcaaaaagaaaaaaaatataatatattgcatttGTTTATCCCggatcacacacacacattcttgcAAACACTGAATTGGCGCTATAGTATGTAAAACATATCCGTTGCGAATGTGCGACCAGCATAAAGTtcgaaaatactaaaaacatCACATAAGTCAATCAAGAAAACGATAATGTAGTCTATGTGGTAGGTTTTTttcactaatattaataaacaagctAAACATATATATGATAGTTTTTTAGCAATAACAGTCATTCAATTAGGTATTAATAAGTTCATTTCAAATTGTAGACATCTGTATTAGCGATTATTCAACTTTTCAGTAGTCATgtccattttaaaataccttttttcaggttttattttatcctaaTCTTCTCCTTGCCGCATTGTGGAAAAAACGTTTGCAAAAATTAGACTATAATTGGATTTTTCCCTTGacacaatgtttttttaattattatttcattcataacaTAGTAGAATGATGACaagttttcattttaagtgtatttatattgtaattagttACACTCTCCATAATTCTAGAACGGCTGAAActatttggatgaaatttttaacagaaataGTTTTAAGACCCGAGTAAAGACATAGCGGGAGAAAAACTTggatcttttttaaattttttcaactatccgggcaaagccgcgagcGGAAAGTTAGttacgaaaaaatataaacaattaactcACAGGATGATGACCAAACAGTAAAAACTAAAAGATATCACACTCAAGATATCTAAAATTTGCACTTAAAAAATTTGTGAATGGATTTTAGTATAAAGCTATAATTTCAAGATAtggattattatattcaattagcttatatttaaacacaaaagttTAAAGACCGCATAACTGGATTTAATTgtccaaatattatttaaataaaattttatcgtcCAGACACATGTCGAGAACACAATACACTGCACCAAGCTATTCACAAACAATCcgcacacaaaaataaataccatcAGTCAATCGAGAATCACTCATCGTTTAGGAAACTCCACATTGTCAAAGCTAATCTGCCGTCTCGCCCTCATTTTGGCCGCTTCCTCAAAAGACGGCATGGAGTTCGATCTAAACTGCACCTTGTCAAACATACTTGTCCCACTTGAATTAGAGTCTATATTAACCAATTTATCTTGTAGTATATTCTTTGAAGCGCTCTTCGGTTCTTGTACTACATTTTTGTCCGTGCAGTTCTCTTTTATTTGGGAGGTTAATGTATGCGGTTTGGACTTCAATTGTTGATAGGCTGTAGCTGATATGTATCcggatattttatttgtctcaTTCGCTAGTTTAATTTGTTCATCTTGGAAACACTCTTCTACTGTTCTGCCTTGGATTATGGCGAATACGTACTGCCGTGCCAACCTACAAGAAATGTTTAGAAATcataaatttgtacatttgtGTAATGCAAAATTTCTAATCATGTTAAAAACAAagctgtaaatttaaattaccaaTATTTAAAGTGTCCATACTTTATAAAGTAGTAATTTAAACAGCtaatgaatgttataaataaaaaattaaatataactttatttgtcTCTGCACAacaatacattacatttaGTATATGGATCAtttctatttgtatataaaaaaaatgatagtAATGGATCCTCAGAATTTTAGTACATAAATTTCAGTCTGGATAAGGCAGCAGGTTAAAAACTTCAAGAAATTATCTagataaaaatctttttcaaCTTACTTGAAAAGAGTATCTGATGTGGACAGTTTGGGAGCAGCTAATTTAGCAGCATGAGGCGGTAATGTCAACAGTTTTCTAGTTAGCCTGGCCAGCGACGATGCCTTCTCTTTAAATCCAGGGGACGACATCCGCCAACCGTGGAGTCGTAGGGCTTCTGATACTGCCCATAGcagtttctataaaataatatttgatagttATACAAACAACCTAAGTAAAGGGAAACTTCAAGAgccttattatatattataaaatataaaataaaatagaaaattcgatttaatatgaatcttgtatttttttccgtctaaatattattaatagtaatcTGATTTAATAAAGATTGTAGAGATGTGGTAATTTCTTGTgcttgcatttttttaaatattgattggTGGAAATTTGATAtgtctgtatatattttttattgaagtaaCTCTCTTTTTTTTCTCTCATGAAAAGCCACAAAAATAcaacttttaaatacataacatatttttttaatcagacATACCTTCTTGTGTGTTTCATTTAACTCAGCACTATTCCTGGTGGATAGCATTTCCGAGGCTCGTCTATTAAACGCCACAGCCTTAGCACTGCCAATATCGCCTCCGAACGATAAACTCTTCGCTATCTTACTCCTATTACCCTCAACGTCGTCATCAAACGGATCTCTCTTACGCTTCAAGAAATGATCACTCTGCGTCCCGTCCATACTTTTAGTTTCAGCCATTCGCACCGGAGACCCGAACAAAGCCCGTCTAGATTTAATCGCTTGATTCGGCACGGACATACTAGACGCACTGGGCATTGCCTTTCTATTTTCAGGACTTATGAATAATGCTCGCTTCAAAGTTTCTCTATTCGGTTGGGTTTTTGATAGGTTATCGTCCATTACGAGTCTCCGCATCGCTTTTTTCTTACTGGATCCGCCAGTTTTTGGTGTTTTCGCTGGTGTTTTTTTGCCTGGTGTTTTTCGTGATGGTGTCTTTTTGCCTGGAGTACGTTTCGTTCTAGGACTCTTTCGTTCGGCCGAGTTGATCAGCTTTCTGTGCGGGAAGTAACTTGAAAATTGAATTAGTCAATATGTGTTATAAGCATCAGATGGTATAGAAGcattatatatgtgaaatagtaaaatgacgaaataaatatgcaaagTTAATTATGTAGTTAACTCAATATTGGGCTCTTATTTAGTAAGTGTGAAATTGAACAGACTTAATAAtaggtttattttatgatcagataatataaaattgtatttagcCTTAGCGtataaagtcgctttctctgtccctatgtatgcatatcttataaatctttaaaattacccctattattatttttatcctattagtccctatgtatgcataacggatttcgatgggttttttttatagatagtgattaaagaggaaggtttatatgtataataatacctataacATATATTGAACTACtgcgaatttaacgcgtgcgaagcctcgggcaaaagctagtaaaataaaaaatgtaaatatagcCTCGAAGTTATCAAACATTGCAAGAGTTGCAAGTTTTAGAAAATCTATAGCATTAGCATTATAGACAACAGATAATTATTCACTGTTtactagattaaaaaaaaaacacaataataatccTTACTTCTTATCAATAAGGACCATTTTGCTAGTTGAAGACTGGGCCTTTTCGCCTATGGTAGCTGCACTGCAAAAGGCTTGCCTTCTACGCGCCAAATGGGACAGCCGACGCCCGGGAGATTTCGCTTGTGCCAttctgaaaaaattattttcaattttatttttttgcggaaattatgtataaatagctAAACAAATGCTTATACAATCTTATTTTGAATAGCGTTTCACTAAAAATAGCACATAGCATTGCTTTGATTCAATGAactcaatttaaatacaaccAAAATGATCacgaaagtaaataaaaaataagtaaattaacaaAAGGAAATGTTACATGACATAACTTACTaataaagtaaagaaaaaataagtaaattaacaaAAGGAAATGTTACATGACATAACTTACTACATTTCTTTAACGACACTAATATTTTGAACAGGATATTGTTTGTAAGATATTCctcagaaaaaaaatattttaatgagtcaaaaaatttcacatctcataaataatgtgttttacaaaaaattggcACAATGGACTTGAATCGGAAGCTAAACAccaattagtttaaaaatattatttactaatcaaattaataatgacaTAAACTTTCACTTCCCACAAATGCGCAATGTTCCCATAGAAAAACTATTTATGTCATGAATGTCATCAGAATGCATGTGTCACAGTAAGCTGTGCTATAAACAAgttatttcttcaaaattcAACAAATTACATACTTCAGTCTAAGAGCTTTCCGTTTACTAGCGCTACTCGGCGATTGTAAACCACCAGAGTATATATTAACACTGGTATCTGTTTCGGCACCGACAAATCTCTCGGCATATCTCTGCATCAACATCTCATACTTTTCTGTGTAACTTGTTAGGTTGTAACtggaaattaattcaaaacagCTATAGTATGAACAATgaactttaaatgttttttttttttaacagattacaaacgtgatttatttgttaagttaattattataattttcttttacatcttttatttaagtgtGTGTATTCGATTCACatggttttgtatttttgcaaGAGTAATGAAGATTAACACGCGGTAGGGGCTTTTACCACAAACAATTTGACCGCTGAAACAAGTTTAATTCTTGGTCTGGTGCACTAcagcataaaattataatttttattgatagctTTACAAAGCGAAATCAGTCTCGGTATAGTAATCTTTCAAGACAAATATGCAGGTATTATATaggataataaaatcatataaaatcgCACAAAACTGGCAAAAAATGTTCATTGGAATATTCGCCCTTACGCCAGCATTTACTTGATAAATAGCAAGTTACAGGAAAGAACATTTACCACAATGAAAATCAGTGTTGTGGTTTTAAAAACCAAATATTTCCTGACTGCAGTCACATAACAGCACTCTCTACACATATTCATATCACATATCACACTTATAGCTTTGTTTTagcacaaaatttattaagacacaTG
The Zerene cesonia ecotype Mississippi chromosome 14, Zerene_cesonia_1.1, whole genome shotgun sequence DNA segment above includes these coding regions:
- the LOC119832022 gene encoding calcium and integrin-binding family member 2-like; the encoded protein is MGSSQVKHLLTEDVLEDYTSLTYLNKGEIYHLLKKFHSIDPEKVNNNFSHRFTKHEIVNKFEVLKNNPFQDRIFRVFSSQNDGCFSFEDLLDLCSAMSSECPCDVKAAWAFRIYDIDEDNQITAKDISHILDRLTWDPHNRNHCFDNQSKLKIANIILEEIKLDHSGGIGFSEFQFIISRIPEFMSSFYFRL
- the LOC119831676 gene encoding uncharacterized protein LOC119831676 isoform X2, translated to MESFEDSNCPSMSDSFSLYERYMRSFNVREHFDDRHSEQSVSSSSRDYDSSNSGGNIDLSVAVPANLDKHGVQLIEPVSDSLNPIYENVEKDVNSDSLIEKSSSVYLITSSVGSSSEQCMTDKSDLCEVRVFSEESKSGGEKPVFITSMMENSNNAVDSVPMFRDVVHENVFKLPISELSFNGTIKHVQKLKPIVDPLTALSTANVLNVDDNSESKVDSEIQTSEKNIQAFHVDERSASDSRNDKTESSGDSQYQDKIDKDSTETMESSKWNLEQSYSSLEASFDSGVRSPDMFSDGDDTENDPEPEPIWTFLKDVEICEKKKVRRIQETLQGILPPPSVTTLKTDVTQMLKKYYCFLPAFNGEQTLNIEENSMTPTKKVSFIQIPDICQSIQETADNVSNPNLELEKISSNSSRTTTKCEDGNSSMNDKSIELKMGSEAEAKENAWPDILKCRYHDVYYNLTSYTEKYEMLMQRYAERFVGAETDTSVNIYSGGLQSPSSASKRKALRLKMAQAKSPGRRLSHLARRRQAFCSAATIGEKAQSSTSKMVLIDKKKLINSAERKSPRTKRTPGKKTPSRKTPGKKTPAKTPKTGGSSKKKAMRRLVMDDNLSKTQPNRETLKRALFISPENRKAMPSASSMSVPNQAIKSRRALFGSPVRMAETKSMDGTQSDHFLKRKRDPFDDDVEGNRSKIAKSLSFGGDIGSAKAVAFNRRASEMLSTRNSAELNETHKKKLLWAVSEALRLHGWRMSSPGFKEKASSLARLTRKLLTLPPHAAKLAAPKLSTSDTLFKLARQYVFAIIQGRTVEECFQDEQIKLANETNKISGYISATAYQQLKSKPHTLTSQIKENCTDKNVVQEPKSASKNILQDKLVNIDSNSSGTSMFDKVQFRSNSMPSFEEAAKMRARRQISFDNVEFPKR
- the LOC119831676 gene encoding uncharacterized protein LOC119831676 isoform X1, translated to MESFEDSNCPSMSDSFSLYERYMRSFNVREHFDDRHSEQSVSSSSRDYDSSNSGGNIDLSVAVPANLDKHGVQLIEPVSDSLNPIYENVEKDVNSDSLIEKSSSVYLITSSVGSSSEQCMTDKSDLCEVRVFSEESKSGGEKPVFITSMMENSNNAVDSVPMFRDVVHENVFKLPISELSFNGTIKHVQKLKPIVDPLTALSTANVLNVDDNSESKVDSEIQTSEKNIQAFHVDERSASDSRNDKTESSGDSQYQDKIDKDSTETMESSKWNLEQSYSSLEASFDSGVRSPDMFSDGDDTENDPEPEPIWTFLKDVEICEKKKVRRIQETLQGILPPPSVTTLKTDVTQMLKKYYCFLPAFNGEQTLNIEENSMTPTKKVSFIQIPDICQSIQETADNVSNPNLELEKISSNSSRTTTKCEDGNSSMNDKSIELKMGSEAEAKENAWPDILKCRYHDVYYNLTSYTEKYEMLMQRYAERFVGAETDTSVNIYSGGLQSPSSASKRKALRLKMAQAKSPGRRLSHLARRRQAFCSAATIGEKAQSSTSKMVLIDKNYFPHRKLINSAERKSPRTKRTPGKKTPSRKTPGKKTPAKTPKTGGSSKKKAMRRLVMDDNLSKTQPNRETLKRALFISPENRKAMPSASSMSVPNQAIKSRRALFGSPVRMAETKSMDGTQSDHFLKRKRDPFDDDVEGNRSKIAKSLSFGGDIGSAKAVAFNRRASEMLSTRNSAELNETHKKKLLWAVSEALRLHGWRMSSPGFKEKASSLARLTRKLLTLPPHAAKLAAPKLSTSDTLFKLARQYVFAIIQGRTVEECFQDEQIKLANETNKISGYISATAYQQLKSKPHTLTSQIKENCTDKNVVQEPKSASKNILQDKLVNIDSNSSGTSMFDKVQFRSNSMPSFEEAAKMRARRQISFDNVEFPKR